In one window of Ruminococcus hominis DNA:
- the tsf gene encoding translation elongation factor Ts, whose amino-acid sequence MAITASMVKELREMTGAGMMDCKKALGETNGDMDAAVEYLRKNGQAKAEKKAGRIAAEGIVKTVVKDDKVASIVEVNSETDFVAKNADFQAFVEAVANQVADSDAADMDAFMAEAWEADTTKTVKEALVEKIAVIGENLNIRRFEKVVTDGCVVSYIHGGGRIGVLVEADTDVINDDIKACLRNVAMQVAAMSPKYVSRAEVSEDFMNHEKEILLAQAQKENPEKPANIIEKMIIGRLNKEMKEICLLDQVYVQDSDLSVAKYVEKVAKENNANVTVKKFVRFETGEGLEKKVDDFAAEVAAQAGM is encoded by the coding sequence ATGGCAATTACAGCAAGCATGGTAAAAGAATTAAGAGAGATGACAGGTGCAGGAATGATGGACTGCAAAAAAGCTCTTGGTGAGACAAATGGTGATATGGATGCAGCAGTAGAGTACCTGAGAAAGAACGGACAGGCTAAAGCTGAGAAAAAAGCAGGAAGAATTGCAGCAGAAGGTATTGTTAAAACTGTAGTAAAAGATGATAAAGTAGCTTCTATCGTAGAAGTTAACTCTGAGACAGACTTCGTTGCTAAGAATGCTGATTTCCAGGCATTTGTTGAGGCAGTAGCTAATCAGGTAGCAGATTCAGATGCAGCAGATATGGATGCATTCATGGCTGAGGCTTGGGAAGCTGATACAACAAAGACAGTAAAAGAAGCTCTTGTTGAGAAAATCGCTGTAATCGGAGAAAATCTGAACATCAGAAGATTTGAGAAAGTTGTAACAGACGGATGTGTAGTATCTTATATCCACGGTGGCGGACGTATTGGTGTTTTAGTTGAAGCTGATACAGATGTTATTAACGATGACATCAAAGCTTGCTTAAGAAACGTAGCAATGCAGGTTGCAGCTATGTCTCCAAAATATGTATCACGTGCAGAGGTATCTGAAGACTTCATGAACCACGAGAAAGAAATCCTTCTTGCTCAGGCTCAGAAAGAGAATCCAGAGAAACCAGCTAACATCATTGAGAAGATGATCATTGGACGTCTTAACAAAGAAATGAAAGAAATCTGCCTGCTTGACCAGGTATACGTTCAGGATAGTGATCTGTCAGTTGCTAAATATGTAGAAAAAGTAGCTAAAGAGAACAATGCTAACGTAACAGTTAAGAAATTCGTTCGTTTCGAGACAGGTGAAGGTCTTGAGAAAAAAGTTGACGACTTCGCAGCAGAAGTTGCAGCTCAGGCTGGAATGTAA
- the rpsB gene encoding 30S ribosomal protein S2: protein MSVISMKQLLEAGVHFGHQTRRWNPKMAPYIYTERNGIYIIDLQKSVGMVDDAYQAIADIAANGGTVLFVGTKKQAQDAIKTEAERCGMYYVNERWLGGMLTNFKTIQSRIKRLKDIETMSEDGTFDVLPKKEVIELKKEWAKLEKNLGGIKEMKRIPDAIFIVDPKKERICVQEAHTLGIPLIGIADTNCDPEELDYVIPGNDDAIRAVKLIVSKMADAVIEANQGAAEEAYYEDAEEAVAEEAVEE from the coding sequence ATGAGCGTTATTTCAATGAAACAGCTTTTAGAAGCAGGTGTTCATTTTGGACATCAGACAAGAAGATGGAACCCTAAGATGGCTCCATACATCTACACAGAGAGAAATGGTATCTATATCATCGACCTGCAGAAATCAGTAGGAATGGTTGACGATGCATATCAGGCAATTGCTGATATCGCAGCTAATGGTGGTACAGTACTTTTCGTAGGAACAAAGAAACAGGCTCAGGATGCTATCAAAACAGAAGCAGAGCGTTGTGGAATGTACTATGTAAATGAGAGATGGCTTGGAGGTATGCTTACAAACTTCAAGACAATCCAGAGCCGTATTAAGAGACTCAAAGACATCGAGACAATGTCAGAAGACGGAACATTCGATGTACTGCCAAAGAAAGAAGTTATTGAGCTGAAAAAAGAGTGGGCTAAACTTGAGAAAAACCTTGGCGGAATCAAAGAGATGAAGAGAATCCCAGACGCTATCTTTATCGTAGATCCTAAGAAAGAAAGAATCTGCGTACAGGAAGCACACACATTGGGAATTCCATTGATCGGTATCGCTGATACAAACTGTGATCCAGAAGAACTGGATTACGTTATTCCAGGTAATGATGATGCAATCAGAGCTGTAAAACTGATCGTTTCTAAGATGGCTGATGCAGTTATCGAAGCAAACCAGGGAGCAGCAGAAGAAGCATATTATGAAGATGCTGAGGAAGCAGTAGCTGAAGAGGCTGTAGAAGAGTAA
- a CDS encoding coiled-coil domain-containing protein, translating to MKFKKVQGLILAVVLSCSMVATPVFAAPKSEEQSSLEAEKAEKQSEVSSLQDQLNSLMTKMNDLETQLIEKGQQISQAEVDLEAAQQKEQQQYEDLKLRIKYMYEEGDGSAMERILSSGSIAEVLTQAEYVQKVHSYDRAQLQEYQNTVQQVTDLKSGLEEDQAKLQNLEGEYQAQSDELNTTIESKSAEISNLDSMIQEAARVALEKAAAEKAAAEQKAAEKAAQNNAASNTTVASNTTNNSGTTNTGGTTTVTPAPTPAPAPTPAPTPAPAPSAPSVDGGSVVSRAYSQLGAAYVWGACSPGAFDCSGFVSYCLTGSYTRLGTTYTFLGWTQVSDPQPGDVCVNANHCGIYIGGGQMIHAATEGVGVIVGPVQGGMIYVRY from the coding sequence ATGAAGTTTAAGAAGGTACAAGGCTTAATACTGGCAGTTGTTTTATCTTGTTCAATGGTGGCTACTCCGGTATTTGCAGCACCAAAGAGTGAAGAACAGTCTTCATTGGAAGCAGAGAAAGCTGAAAAGCAGAGTGAAGTAAGTTCTTTGCAGGATCAGTTAAATTCATTGATGACAAAGATGAATGATCTTGAGACACAGTTGATTGAGAAAGGTCAGCAGATTTCGCAGGCAGAAGTTGATCTGGAAGCGGCTCAGCAGAAAGAACAGCAGCAGTATGAAGATTTGAAACTCCGTATTAAATACATGTATGAAGAAGGTGATGGTTCAGCAATGGAACGCATCCTCTCATCAGGAAGTATCGCGGAGGTTTTGACTCAGGCTGAATATGTACAGAAAGTGCATTCATATGACAGAGCACAGTTACAAGAATATCAGAATACAGTACAGCAGGTAACGGACTTGAAGAGTGGTCTGGAAGAAGATCAGGCAAAGCTTCAGAATCTGGAAGGTGAATATCAGGCACAGTCTGATGAACTGAATACAACAATTGAAAGCAAGAGTGCAGAGATTAGTAACCTGGACAGTATGATTCAAGAAGCAGCAAGAGTTGCATTGGAGAAGGCAGCAGCTGAGAAGGCAGCAGCTGAGCAGAAAGCCGCAGAAAAAGCAGCACAGAATAATGCAGCATCAAACACAACCGTTGCAAGTAATACTACAAATAATAGCGGAACAACAAATACAGGGGGAACAACAACTGTTACACCGGCACCGACACCAGCACCAGCACCGACACCAGCACCGACACCAGCACCAGCACCGTCAGCACCATCGGTTGATGGAGGTTCAGTTGTAAGCCGTGCATACAGCCAGCTTGGAGCCGCATATGTATGGGGAGCTTGTTCGCCGGGAGCGTTTGACTGTTCCGGATTCGTAAGCTATTGTTTGACAGGAAGTTATACAAGACTCGGAACTACATATACATTCCTTGGATGGACACAAGTAAGTGATCCACAGCCAGGAGATGTTTGCGTTAACGCAAACCATTGTGGTATTTATATCGGTGGAGGACAGATGATCCATGCAGCAACAGAAGGCGTTGGTGTTATTGTGGGACCTGTTCAGGGCGGTATGATTTACGTTCGTTACTAA
- a CDS encoding S41 family peptidase, producing MNPLEEKTELEEKIEQEQKREKKKFWKGVLCGAAVTLCLAVGVGIFCTAIVSGIHIFSSSEKKQVENKLQIIQAIIDKYYLYEDEIDQDALEQGIYAGYVNALGDKYTVYYNEEETDALQESVSGTYTGIGAALLQNTTSNEVVISKVYKDSPAEEAGLKEGDVIYQVDDHTISDQSLDEVVSWIRGEEGTDVTLHVVRDGQQLELKATRKQLETPTVVYEMKENQVGYIAVSEFDEVTLSQFETALNDLDGQGMKGLIIDLRSNPGGNLDTVTDMLKLLLPKGTIVSVKDKAGNVEEYKSDGSHEFTKPLAVLVNQYSASASEIFSGAIQDYGIGDIVGVTTYGKGVVQQILDLGDGTAMKITIAEYFTPNGRSINKKGVTPDVEVEYQADENDPTADNQLDKAMEVVQQKMQSEK from the coding sequence ATGAATCCATTAGAGGAAAAAACAGAACTAGAAGAAAAGATTGAACAAGAACAAAAGCGAGAAAAGAAAAAATTCTGGAAAGGCGTTCTTTGCGGAGCGGCAGTTACGTTATGTTTGGCTGTGGGAGTCGGAATTTTTTGTACGGCAATTGTATCAGGTATACATATATTTTCCTCATCAGAGAAAAAACAGGTAGAAAATAAACTGCAGATAATACAGGCAATTATTGATAAATATTATTTGTATGAAGATGAGATTGACCAGGATGCTTTGGAACAGGGGATTTATGCAGGATATGTAAATGCCTTGGGTGATAAATATACAGTGTATTACAATGAAGAAGAAACAGATGCTTTACAGGAAAGTGTAAGTGGAACGTATACGGGTATCGGAGCAGCTTTGTTGCAGAATACAACCAGTAATGAAGTTGTGATTTCTAAAGTATATAAAGATTCACCTGCAGAAGAGGCCGGATTAAAAGAAGGAGATGTGATTTACCAAGTAGATGACCATACAATATCCGACCAGTCCCTCGATGAGGTGGTGAGCTGGATCCGAGGAGAAGAAGGTACAGATGTAACACTTCATGTTGTGCGTGATGGACAACAACTGGAACTTAAGGCAACAAGAAAACAACTTGAAACTCCGACAGTTGTGTATGAAATGAAAGAGAATCAGGTTGGTTATATTGCAGTCAGTGAATTTGACGAAGTAACACTTTCGCAGTTTGAGACTGCCTTGAATGATCTGGACGGTCAGGGAATGAAAGGCTTGATTATTGACCTGAGAAGTAATCCAGGAGGAAATCTGGATACTGTAACAGATATGTTAAAATTGCTTCTTCCAAAAGGCACAATCGTATCTGTGAAAGATAAAGCAGGAAATGTTGAAGAGTATAAATCTGACGGAAGTCACGAGTTTACAAAACCATTAGCAGTGCTTGTAAATCAATATAGTGCAAGTGCATCAGAAATCTTTTCAGGAGCAATACAAGATTATGGAATTGGGGACATTGTCGGAGTTACAACATACGGAAAAGGAGTTGTACAACAGATTCTTGATCTTGGCGATGGAACAGCTATGAAAATTACAATTGCAGAGTATTTTACACCGAATGGACGCAGCATTAATAAGAAAGGCGTAACTCCGGATGTAGAAGTTGAATATCAGGCAGACGAAAATGATCCGACTGCTGATAATCAGTTGGACAAAGCAATGGAAGTAGTTCAGCAGAAAATGCAGAGTGAAAAATAA
- a CDS encoding murein hydrolase activator EnvC family protein produces the protein MKRKTKRVISGALALTMSMGMTVNVHATTIEEAQKKADQLQSQKNSTEAEKNSLTEQLSGIVEDMEKAQEKLTAKQSEIETAETELVNAKVDENNQYDSMKKRIKFMYENGNTQLIEILIESENIGDFLNKAEYISQISNYDRDMLNQFQTIVKDVEEKEAALQTEYSELEVLQNELISKQEEVQTMLDNTNVELADLEKQIGENASTLKALIAQAEEEKRKQEEAAAAAAAAAAAQKPAQSTNSNSNSGGSTYVPPSSSNTVVGNGQFVNPCPGAYVSSTFGYRDFDGAFHKGLDLAAGEGTPTYAAASGTVVIAGWSNSAGNWVVINHGNGLVTKYMHHSALCVSAGQTVSAGQQIGYVGNTGNSFGAHLHFQVELNGSAVNPQNYL, from the coding sequence ATGAAAAGAAAAACAAAGCGCGTAATTAGTGGGGCCTTGGCACTGACTATGAGTATGGGGATGACTGTGAATGTACATGCGACAACCATTGAAGAGGCACAGAAGAAAGCAGACCAGCTACAGTCACAAAAAAACTCTACAGAGGCAGAAAAGAATTCTCTCACGGAACAGCTGTCTGGAATTGTAGAAGACATGGAAAAAGCACAGGAAAAACTGACAGCTAAACAGTCAGAAATTGAGACAGCGGAGACGGAACTGGTAAATGCTAAGGTTGACGAAAATAATCAGTATGATAGCATGAAAAAACGCATTAAATTCATGTATGAGAATGGCAATACACAGTTAATTGAAATTTTGATTGAAAGTGAGAATATTGGGGATTTTTTAAATAAAGCAGAATACATTTCACAAATTTCAAATTATGACAGGGATATGCTAAATCAGTTTCAGACAATCGTAAAAGATGTTGAAGAAAAAGAAGCAGCATTACAGACAGAATATTCAGAGTTGGAAGTATTACAGAATGAGTTGATCAGTAAGCAAGAAGAAGTTCAGACAATGCTGGATAATACAAATGTGGAGCTTGCAGATTTGGAAAAGCAGATTGGAGAGAACGCTTCTACGTTGAAAGCGTTGATTGCTCAGGCAGAAGAAGAAAAGAGAAAACAGGAAGAAGCAGCCGCCGCAGCAGCAGCCGCAGCTGCTGCACAAAAACCGGCTCAGAGTACAAATAGTAATTCAAATAGTGGCGGAAGTACTTATGTTCCACCAAGTTCAAGTAATACAGTGGTGGGAAATGGTCAATTTGTAAATCCGTGCCCGGGTGCATATGTATCAAGTACTTTCGGCTATCGTGATTTTGATGGAGCTTTTCACAAGGGACTTGATCTTGCGGCAGGCGAGGGAACACCGACATATGCAGCAGCATCGGGAACTGTAGTGATTGCAGGATGGAGCAATAGTGCAGGAAACTGGGTTGTTATCAATCATGGAAATGGTCTTGTTACAAAATATATGCATCACTCTGCATTATGCGTATCAGCGGGACAGACAGTATCAGCAGGACAACAGATTGGATATGTAGGAAACACAGGTAATTCATTTGGAGCTCATTTGCATTTTCAGGTGGAATTGAATGGTTCAGCAGTAAATCCACAGAATTATCTGTAA
- a CDS encoding permease-like cell division protein FtsX, whose product MRISTLGYVGKQGVKNIGRNKMFSIAAIATMSACIFLFGLFASILLNFQYIIKTAEEGVVITVFFNEDATEDQISNIGKQLESRDDVLEVQYVSADDAWDKFKDEYFADNKELADGFKNDNPLAGSDNYEVYMKTVDDKGQDLIAKSKSLAATQKELVDFAKGLDGVRKVNKSDVVANTLSSVNVLVAYISIAIILILFGVSIFLISNTVSMGITVRKEEIAIMKYIGAKDFVVRSPFVIEGLIMGIIGAVIPLGILYVLYGKAVSYILVKFAILNNIIEFLPVTTVYRYLLPIGLLLGVGIGFIGSYFTVRKHLKV is encoded by the coding sequence ATGAGGATTAGTACATTAGGATATGTTGGAAAACAAGGTGTGAAGAATATCGGAAGAAACAAGATGTTTTCAATTGCCGCTATCGCAACAATGTCGGCATGTATCTTCCTTTTTGGATTATTTGCATCAATTTTGCTGAATTTTCAGTATATTATTAAAACAGCTGAAGAAGGTGTAGTAATCACAGTTTTCTTTAACGAAGATGCAACAGAGGATCAGATTAGTAATATTGGTAAACAGCTTGAGAGCAGGGATGATGTTCTTGAAGTGCAATATGTGTCGGCAGACGATGCATGGGATAAGTTTAAAGATGAATACTTTGCAGATAATAAGGAACTGGCAGATGGATTTAAAAATGATAACCCGCTTGCAGGTTCAGATAACTACGAAGTATATATGAAAACGGTAGATGATAAAGGACAAGATTTAATTGCAAAAAGTAAATCACTTGCAGCAACACAGAAAGAGCTGGTTGACTTTGCAAAAGGTCTGGATGGAGTTCGTAAGGTAAATAAGTCAGATGTTGTTGCAAATACACTTTCCAGTGTGAATGTGTTGGTGGCATATATATCTATTGCGATTATCCTGATTTTATTTGGAGTTTCTATTTTCCTGATCAGCAATACAGTTTCAATGGGTATTACAGTTCGTAAAGAAGAGATTGCAATTATGAAATATATCGGAGCAAAGGACTTCGTAGTTCGTTCTCCATTTGTAATTGAAGGTCTTATCATGGGAATTATCGGAGCTGTTATTCCATTAGGAATATTATACGTACTGTATGGAAAAGCGGTTTCATATATTTTAGTTAAATTTGCAATTTTAAATAATATTATCGAATTCCTTCCGGTAACAACAGTATATCGTTACTTATTGCCAATCGGATTACTTTTAGGAGTAGGAATTGGATTTATCGGAAGTTATTTCACAGTGCGTAAGCATTTGAAAGTTTGA
- the ftsE gene encoding cell division ATP-binding protein FtsE, producing the protein MIELKNVTKEYTKGNAALNGVSVKIERGEFVFIVGDSGSGKSTLIRLIMKELDPTNGTIIVNGQNLNRMKHRNIAKYRRGLGVVFQDFRLLKDRNIYENIAFALRVTETPTRVIKRKVPAALSLVGLAQKYKSYPKELSGGEQQRVAIARAIVNEPAILLADEPTGNLDPTNSWEIMSLLKEANERGTTVLVVTHNQEIVNEMNERVITMKQGVIVSDEQKGGYIDED; encoded by the coding sequence ATGATTGAATTAAAGAATGTAACGAAAGAGTACACGAAGGGAAATGCAGCTCTTAATGGTGTATCTGTTAAGATCGAACGTGGCGAGTTCGTTTTCATTGTAGGAGACAGCGGTTCAGGAAAATCAACACTGATTCGTCTGATCATGAAAGAACTTGATCCAACCAACGGTACAATTATTGTTAACGGACAGAATCTGAATCGTATGAAACATCGTAACATTGCAAAATACAGAAGAGGACTTGGAGTTGTCTTTCAGGATTTCCGTTTGTTAAAGGATCGTAATATCTACGAGAATATTGCCTTTGCATTGCGAGTTACTGAGACACCGACACGAGTGATTAAGAGAAAAGTACCGGCTGCATTATCACTGGTAGGTCTTGCACAGAAATACAAATCCTATCCAAAAGAACTGTCAGGTGGAGAACAGCAGAGAGTTGCGATTGCAAGAGCAATTGTAAATGAACCTGCAATTTTGTTAGCGGACGAGCCGACTGGTAACCTGGATCCGACAAACTCATGGGAGATTATGAGTTTGCTGAAAGAGGCTAACGAGCGTGGAACAACAGTACTTGTTGTTACACATAACCAGGAAATCGTAAACGAGATGAACGAGCGAGTTATCACAATGAAACAAGGTGTGATCGTAAGTGATGAACAAAAAGGTGGGTATATAGATGAGGATTAG